A single Acropora palmata chromosome 5, jaAcrPala1.3, whole genome shotgun sequence DNA region contains:
- the LOC141881673 gene encoding translin-like gives MADEEEPAETDNNGIIPVFASLQDFLSSDQDIREEIRTVTRELEQCAREVLAVLQGVHQTPNDEAVKKICTKGRKMLDGAKSHYGRLIEKIPTGQYYRFCDHWRFACQRFSFLGAFLVYLESERLITRAELAEMLGVQVERASGGFHIDLDDFLTGLLLLANELSRFAVNSVTAADYARPFRIAMFMAELDAGFRLLNLKNDSLRKKFDGLKYDLKKVEEVVYDLTIRGLKPACGETDQT, from the exons ATGGCGGACGAAGAAGAACCAGCTGAAACCGATAACAACGGGATCATTCCTGTGTTTGCGTCCCTTCAGGATTTCTTGTCCTCTGACCAAGATATAAGAGAG GAAATCCGCACTGTGACCCGTGAGCTGGAGCAGTGTGCTAGGGAAGTTTTGGCTGTCCTGCAAGGAGTTCATCAAACACCAAATGATGAAG CTGTGAAGAAGATATGTACAAAAGGCAGAAAGATGCTTGATGGTGCAAAATCTCACTATGGAAGGCTGATAGAGAAGATACCAACAGGCCAATATTATCG GTTCTGTGACCACTGGCGATTTGCATGTCAAAGATTTTCCTTCCTTGGAGCATTCCTCGTGTATCTTGAAAGTGAACGACTCATAACTCGAGCTGAGCTGGCAGAAATGCTAGGAG TGCAAGTTGAAAGGGCGTCCGGTGGATTTCACATTGATCTCGATGATTTCTTAACTGGCCTTCTCCTTCTTGCAAACGAGTTG tCGCGGTTTGCCGTGAATAGTGTAACAGCTGCAGATTATGCTCGGCCCTTCCGAATCGCCATGTTTATGGCGGAGCTTGATGCAGGCTTCAGATTATTGAACCTTAAAAATGACTCTCTCCGAAAGAAGTTTGACGGCCTTAAGTACGACCTTAAGAAAGTCGAGGAAGTTGTTTACGATTTAACCATCAGGGGACTAAAGCCAGCATGTGGAGAAACCGATCAAACTTGA